Below is a genomic region from Rhododendron vialii isolate Sample 1 chromosome 5a, ASM3025357v1.
TCTCCTATCTTCCGTACCTTGTCATTTTGTACGTTACATTGGATTTATAGCACAAGTTCAACTTTAACATTGTTATACTATTTGCTTCGTTAATATACTTGAAGACATGGTGTCCCCTCGTAAGAGGATGAACCTAGGGAAGAAGGTAGCACCAACTGGTAGTCATCGCCTTGGGATTGTGCCTCCCGGACCTTACAGACCCGGAAGAGCCAATTGGGATTCACAAATGACAAGGCTGTTCTTACAGTTAGCCATAAAGGAGATTGAAGCTGAAGGTAGGGGAACGACACAACTTTCGAACAATTTGCTGCGCAACATTTCTAATGAGATCATTGCTAGGACTGGACAAGTGATCAACTTGAAGCAATGTAAGAATCGGTATGGCGTCTTGAAGCGAGATTGGCAGGCATGGACATTACTAGCTGATTCGAGAAGAGGTGCAACAGGCCTGGGTATGAATCCAGTGACGGGTACTTTTACCGCACCTGACCATTTTTGGGCTAACTTAATTGCGGTAAGCACTTTCTCCAATCCAGAAGcttttattcatttattttgctTGCATAACATATGTGCATGACAAAAGTGTTAATACAGCTCCTGTTCTTGTTTTTGTAACTCATTGCATTGATCAGTTCATATGTAGGGCATTTATTGATGAACCACTCGTATTTGTTGACTTTCTGTAATTCTTTTTTTCATGGCTCACGGCGGCTTAGAAACTAATTTGGCGGAGTACATTTTGCACTGCCTAattgttttacaaaatgatCGTTATAAAATTAGATTTTATCCATGGCTGTGTGTTGTCAAGTGTCATTTTTTGGGGATACTTATAAGCATTGGTCCATCTTAGTTTGGTCTCCATGTATTTTGAGGACCTGTTTGTTCGACAGAACTGGTGATCAAGGCAAATATAATCCCACTAGAATAAATAGCGATCATTGGATAAATTAGGACCACGCTGATCATCATATTGCATCTCCCACATTTGAGCATGAATAATCTTCACAACTGAGGCATATTTAATATGAGTCGTACCATATCTTATCAAATACTGACTATGTGATCGCCTTTACAATATTGAGCATCCGAGGTTCATATTTGACAAATAAAACTGGCAAAAAAAGTCTTACTACTAATTAGGGTAGCTTGTTTTTGCGAAAGCAATTTGCAGTTTTTGTGCATAATTTGGTTCCTTTTGCTTCACTTTCAATGGATTTCGTTGACAAGAACCCTTTCCAGTTTTCTACTTTTGCCCAGTCTTCACATGCAAACAGTGCACCCTAACATTATTTAGGTGTTTTTGACCAATAATGCCATTGAAGGATCAGAACTGACCTGCCATAAAGTGAGCCCTGCCATGCCTTTATCTTTTTGACCAATAATGGCATTGAAGGATCAGAACTGACCTGCCAAACACTGAGCCCTGCCATGCCTTTAGGGGTTTTGACCAATAATGCCGTTGAAGGATCAGAACTGACCTACCAAACAGTGAGCCCTGCCATGCCTCTAGGGGTTTTGACCAATAATGCCATTGAAGGATCAgaacctatgaagcacggatactccgaAACTAGTCACGTACGAGTATCGGATACGCGAGGGATTCGGATACGCGCCCGATACgccccgatacgtatcggataCGGCAAATAAATATCTtgcatttaaattaaatattttattatttcggaTACCTTTTGGATACGGTAGGGATACGTGGGGGATACGAGAGGATACGTTTAGGATACGTCAAGGGttacaatgaatttttttacagAATCAAGTacaaatgaaaagggaaaaattgtaATAATAGCATCACTAATAATATAAAACTTAGGAAATTATGCACATCGAGTGATCattccgtatccgtatccgtatctgtgcttcatagaTCAGAACTGACCTGCCAAACAGTGAGCCCTATGGTTCCTTCTGGGGTTTGGACCAATAATGGCCATGAAGGTTCAGAACTGACCTGCCAAACAGTGAACCCTGCCATGCCTTTAATGTTATTGATCAATAATGCCACTGCAAGATGAGAACTGACCTGCCAAACAGTGAACCATGCCATGCCTTACATATTGGAAAACAATAATGGCATTCAAGGATTAGAAATCACATGCCAAAAGGATTACCCTGCCCCCATTTCACCTTTTGCAGCCTTTTCAGGCTTCTAATAGTGTTATTTGGTTTCTCATCTCACAGTCTACGGGTTATAAAACATGGTAAAATGCATGCAATTTTATTCACCCACAAGTTGAAGTCATTGACCAGGTCAGACTCTATCCTACATGTTTCTGTTTCCCCGTAGAATTATACTTCTCCTCAGCATTTTTTATTGTAGTTGTGTGAATGTCGTATGTGAACTGTATCATGAAGTTACCTTCCCAGAATGCAGAACTGTTTATTGCTTAATGTGCCAATGCATTATTGTTATATTGTCACTGCATTATTCTTGTTATGGTTTACATGTTTGCCACTGCGTTTTTGGCCACTGCATTACATTGACAATAGTGATATTTTCTGCGTAACTTGTCTATGTGTTGCTATATGTTTGTCTGTTTCTGTGTATCTCCCTAGCAAAATGATGCAGTGGCAAAGTTCCGCGACCGTCCGTTGGACCACGAGGACTTGATGCAAAGGGTATTCGAAGAAGTAACAACCACTGGCTCAATGCAATGCACTCCCGGAGCGGAGGGGGAGCTTGGTATAGGTGCAGATGGTCGTCGAGCATTGGCTACCGACAATGACGACCGGACTGCTACGGATGGGCTAGGCAACACTGTTGGACTAGATAACGGAGAGGAAATTGGTAGTGAATCTACTAGCACAAGCCTTGGACCTGGTAGGGGGACCCCCTTTTGCAGTCAACAAGGTACTACCAACCCCATGTTCCCTCAATATGGTTGTACAACCAATCCCTTTTCCCCTGAACATGGCAACCATAGCATCCCATTTGTCCCTCACCATGGTGGCACAAACACCCATCCTTTCCCTCTCCATGCTGCCACAAACACAACCTCTTTCCATCAACATAGTAGAATAAGTCCCCCACCTTTCTCTCAACATATTAGAACAAGTCCCCCACCTTTTACCCAACATGAACATGGTACATCTTCCGTACCTTTTTCGAACCGTGGTACAACAACTTCCCCCCATTGCCCTCAACCCGAAATCCGATGCTCCCCCCTTTTATCTGAACATGGTACAAGCACCCCCCATTTCCCAACAGCTATGCCCATATATCCGGGTTGCAACTCAAGTGGAACAAAAAGGAGAAGCACCTCAAGTTCCGCAACAGATGCTTTGTCTCAGTCGATGGCTAACATTTTGGAGACCATGGTTTCAAGGCAGAATCAGTTCAGATCCGTCATTAAGCATAGATGTAACATGGTCGACATAATGAAGATCCTTAGTGGAATGGAGTATTTCCAACAACAACCCGTTCTCCCGGTCTATTGGTGGCTTGTTGACTACTTGTCCGCTGATCCCATGAAGATGGATGTGTTCTACGGCTTGCCAAATGATGAACAGAGGATTTCTTTCGCTCAACGGGAGCATACAAAGGCAATGTTAGAACAGTCACGCGGACAAGGCAACCCAACTGAGAGTCTCCCTCCTTGGCACCCGGCCCCTCATATTTAAAAATTCCCTTACTGGAAACATGACTAATCTGTGTTTGTGTTTAATTTGTACTGAAACTATGTTTGAAAATTTTTCGCATGTTGGTGGTGTTGGACTTCATAAATTAGGATTGTTAACTTGGATCGTTATGATTTGTGTTGACAGTATTTGTTGAATGGTTTGCTACATTCCATGGTTCATTATAAATTGTGTTTGGTAATATGTTTTCAAAGGAGATTTGTCCACACATCCACGGATATTGTGAACCGTACAGTTGAAGATCGGAACTGGGCCTTTCAATTGCATTCAACTTGGtataaatttttcttttcatgttaTGGTTAAACTATCACATGCAATTCGAGATTGGAACTACctgttttttcttcaatttcattTCCACGTTGCTTCACATCACACCTGCAGAACAATCTGATGATCGACGCATTACCTTGCAATTCAAACTAATTTAGGGTGTcgttttccattttgtttgtttcaaaCTTGTTGTAATCCGATGAAAATGTGGGATACATAACTTGCAGGAATGTCATATTTTAATCCATGTCATGATCTTCCGATGGGATTATTGATGTATCAGATTCCCTTAACTATCTTTAAACAGCCAAACAAACGGCCCACTTTGGGTGATTCATAATTGGCAGTTAAAAAAATGTTGGTCATTGTTAACGCAAGTTGTTTATGTTTTgacgcttttttttttcccttcaatttgGTAGTGATCAAGCAATTAATGCATGGATCTTGTTTCAGGTCACAGCCGTTGTCCTACTTTTCCTGGAAATCATCTTTTTTCTTAggttaacaaaaataagtacCATCATTTCCCAACAAcaattaaatttaaattttgttctTCAACAACGGATTGTCTTTGTTCGTAGGGGTCATGGATAATCCAAGTTGGGGAAACAGTAGGAGTGCAGACGACATTGGAAGGGGGACATTCGACCTTGGTAGTTTTACGAGGTTATTGGAAACTGGAGTTTACCCGGAAAATTATCCCAACATTTACTCCGGGAACGGAGGGAATGAACTTCCCAACTATAATTATCCTACGGCACATCAACAATCCAACAAGGTATACGAAAACTGTGAGGGGTACGAAAATATGCCATGGGTGAACAGGTTTGCCAATaccgggcaaggcaatgcaGGACCGAGTGACAATGTTTCACGTGTTCAAGAAGTTGTGGAAGAGTACATTTCTTCGCCTAACTTGTATGCATCTTCTGACGTTCGGCAAAGTCACAACATTGGAGGTCATGGAACCGAGCCGCAAGCCGGATATGACAATTGGGAGTGGATGAACAACAACAATGGAAATGCCAGTTCAAGTACTAATGTCCTTGAGGATGACGCGAACTCTGAGTACTCGATCCCGGCCGACGAGTTTTATGCCGAATTTGGCGCGGACGATTTGTTGGTTGACCTTTTGACCGTAGCATTGTTGCATGCCATTCAAATCCTACGTAGGCCGCAGAGGCTACCGTTCCACACGTGCCCCTTGTCGGGTAAAGCTTATTTGCATGAGCTAATGAATGCTCGTGATGAGAGGTTTCAACTTTAGCTTTGCATGCCGAAAGACACTTTTGCAAAAATAGTCGTAGAACTTCAACAAACCTATGGTTGGAGTTCTTCTCGAATGAAACAGGATGGAGTTGACTGCTTCGAGAGTTTTGCAATGTTCATGCATCTACTGAGGGGCCACTCAAACCGAAGAACACAGGAGAGGTTTCAGCACTCGG
It encodes:
- the LOC131327604 gene encoding uncharacterized protein LOC131327604; translation: MVSPRKRMNLGKKVAPTGSHRLGIVPPGPYRPGRANWDSQMTRLFLQLAIKEIEAEGRGTTQLSNNLLRNISNEIIARTGQVINLKQCKNRYGVLKRDWQAWTLLADSRRGATGLGMNPVTGTFTAPDHFWANLIAQNDAVAKFRDRPLDHEDLMQRVFEEVTTTGSMQCTPGAEGELGIGADGRRALATDNDDRTATDGLGNTVGLDNGEEIGSESTSTSLGPGRGTPFCSQQGTTNPMFPQYGCTTNPFSPEHGNHSIPFVPHHGGTNTHPFPLHAATNTTSFHQHSRISPPPFSQHIRTSPPPFTQHEHGTSSVPFSNRGTTTSPHCPQPEIRCSPLLSEHGTSTPHFPTAMPIYPGCNSSGTKRRSTSSSATDALSQSMANILETMVSRQNQFRSVIKHRCNMVDIMKILSGMEYFQQQPVLPVYWWLVDYLSADPMKMDVFYGLPNDEQRISFAQREHTKAMLEQSRGQGNPTESLPPWHPAPHI